In a genomic window of Cerasicoccus sp. TK19100:
- a CDS encoding ribokinase, with translation MSRILNLGSINIDHVYAVDHFVRPGETLASRHYQIFAGGKGFNQSIALARAGAPVAHLGCIGQDGEWLLKQLAGDGASTEHVSVGSEATGHAMIQISSGGENAIVLHAGANHGISKAAIELALQGYGAGDWLLTQNETNAVGETMCLAKARGLKIAFNPAPMTDAVHGFPLELVDLFILNETEAEALAGAGVADVGTALRKRYPGADILLTLGAEGAQLLRGAEVIRQVAEPVDVVDTTAAGDTFIGYFLAEILAGSEAQSALTIACHAAGIAVTRVGASDSIPRRKEL, from the coding sequence ATGTCTCGTATCCTCAACCTCGGCTCGATTAACATAGACCACGTTTATGCAGTGGATCATTTCGTCCGCCCAGGCGAAACGCTGGCCAGTAGGCACTATCAGATTTTTGCGGGTGGCAAGGGGTTCAACCAGTCGATCGCGCTAGCCAGGGCGGGTGCGCCGGTCGCGCATTTGGGCTGTATCGGCCAGGACGGCGAATGGCTGCTCAAGCAGCTCGCGGGCGATGGTGCGAGCACCGAGCACGTGAGCGTTGGCTCCGAGGCGACCGGCCATGCCATGATTCAGATATCGAGCGGCGGCGAAAATGCCATTGTTTTACACGCGGGGGCGAACCATGGCATCAGTAAGGCTGCCATCGAATTGGCCTTACAGGGCTATGGGGCCGGCGACTGGCTTTTGACGCAAAATGAGACCAACGCCGTCGGCGAAACGATGTGCCTGGCCAAAGCGCGCGGGCTGAAAATTGCCTTCAATCCAGCTCCAATGACTGACGCCGTTCACGGGTTCCCTCTGGAATTGGTGGACTTGTTTATCCTCAACGAGACTGAGGCGGAGGCGCTGGCCGGGGCAGGCGTTGCTGACGTCGGCACTGCGCTGCGCAAGCGCTACCCGGGGGCAGACATCCTGTTGACACTTGGTGCCGAAGGCGCGCAACTGCTTCGTGGCGCCGAAGTCATTCGCCAAGTGGCGGAGCCAGTTGACGTCGTAGACACCACGGCGGCGGGCGACACCTTTATTGGCTACTTTTTGGCTGAAATACTAGCCGGTAGCGAAGCGCAATCGGCGCTGACTATCGCTTGCCACGCAGCCGGAATCGCGGTGACACGGGTAGGTGCGTCGGATTCGATACCGCGGCGAAAGGAACTTTAG
- a CDS encoding polyribonucleotide nucleotidyltransferase has translation MKQEHSVYIESLDITIASGTIAKQANGAVTITKGETTLFVSATAANSLRSPDQDFFPLTVDYRERFAAAGRFPGGYFKREGRPSEKEILTSRLCDRPLRPLFPKGFLFEVQVIGILMSTDLVNDPDVLMVNAASAACLCSDIPWHGPIGCIRLGEIDGEFVVNPTHEEMFESTLDLIYVGNEKEMMMIEGSADQLPESRFIEALEYAQNAIQPLIAAQKELASKVGKKKKDFDLIKVQDDVLALCRETVGEKMQSAVFQDSKVERGNAVSALKDEAVAAVKSAGLVEEDMVGPQINMAFEVLQEELYRENILVNKKRVDGRGPDDLRSIHCETDVLPRVHGSSLFQRGETQGIVSLTLGTSKDSQDLDALTGGVKSKSFILHYNFPPFSVGECGRFTGPGRREIGHGALAERSLLAVLPGEDEFPYSIRLVSDIFESNGSTSMASVCGGTLSLMDAGVPITAPVAGISVGLVTRGAEEGNITESVILTDIIGAEDHFGDMDFKICGTKEGITGFQLDLKIKGIPMELAKQAIYQNKIARDKILDIMTASIEAPKPELKPYAPQIEQVQIDPEKIGALIGPGGKNIKRITEITGAQIDINEDNSGRVLIFANNSESMQRAINEIELVTAEIEPGKTYKGIVRAIKEFGCFVECLPGKEGLVHVSELAEFRVEKVEDVCKLGDEILVKCVGIDDKGRVRLSRLAALCEAQGKPYEPKGRDSGGGGRDRGGRDGGRGGRGGRDGGRGGRGGRDGGGRGRRRDDNDGDSGDDNKREEASSEA, from the coding sequence ATGAAACAAGAACATAGCGTATATATCGAATCGCTCGACATCACCATTGCGTCGGGCACCATCGCAAAACAGGCCAACGGGGCTGTTACCATCACTAAGGGCGAGACCACCTTGTTCGTCTCCGCCACTGCTGCCAACTCCCTGCGTTCTCCCGACCAGGACTTTTTCCCGCTCACCGTGGACTACCGCGAGCGCTTCGCCGCCGCCGGTCGCTTCCCGGGTGGTTACTTCAAGCGCGAAGGCCGCCCCTCCGAGAAGGAAATCCTCACCTCGCGCCTTTGCGACCGTCCGCTGCGCCCGCTCTTCCCGAAGGGCTTCCTCTTCGAAGTGCAGGTCATCGGCATCCTCATGAGCACCGACTTGGTCAACGATCCGGACGTGCTGATGGTCAACGCCGCTTCCGCCGCCTGCTTGTGCTCGGACATCCCGTGGCACGGCCCGATCGGCTGCATCCGCCTGGGTGAGATCGACGGCGAGTTCGTCGTCAATCCGACCCACGAAGAGATGTTCGAGTCTACTCTCGACCTGATCTACGTCGGTAACGAAAAGGAAATGATGATGATCGAAGGTTCCGCGGACCAGCTTCCGGAATCCCGCTTCATCGAAGCTCTGGAATACGCGCAAAACGCTATCCAGCCGCTCATCGCCGCTCAAAAGGAACTTGCTAGCAAGGTCGGCAAGAAGAAGAAGGACTTCGACCTCATCAAGGTGCAGGACGACGTGCTCGCGCTTTGCCGCGAAACCGTTGGCGAAAAGATGCAGAGTGCTGTTTTCCAGGACTCCAAGGTCGAACGCGGCAATGCCGTTTCCGCCCTCAAGGACGAAGCCGTCGCTGCCGTCAAGTCAGCTGGCCTCGTCGAGGAAGACATGGTTGGCCCGCAGATCAACATGGCTTTCGAAGTTCTCCAGGAAGAGCTTTACCGCGAGAATATCCTCGTGAACAAGAAGCGCGTTGACGGCCGCGGCCCGGACGACCTACGCAGCATCCACTGCGAAACCGACGTCCTCCCTCGCGTGCACGGCTCCTCGCTGTTCCAGCGTGGTGAGACTCAGGGCATCGTTTCCCTGACCCTCGGCACCAGCAAGGACTCACAGGACCTCGACGCCCTCACCGGCGGCGTGAAGAGCAAGAGCTTCATTCTTCACTACAACTTCCCTCCGTTCTCCGTGGGCGAATGCGGCCGTTTCACCGGCCCGGGTCGCCGCGAAATCGGTCACGGCGCACTCGCCGAGCGTTCCTTGCTCGCCGTTCTGCCTGGTGAAGATGAGTTCCCTTACTCGATCCGTCTGGTTTCCGACATCTTCGAGTCCAATGGCTCCACCTCGATGGCTTCCGTCTGTGGCGGCACCCTGTCCCTCATGGACGCTGGTGTTCCGATCACTGCCCCGGTTGCCGGCATCTCCGTGGGTCTCGTGACCCGTGGTGCCGAGGAAGGCAACATCACCGAAAGCGTCATCCTGACCGACATCATCGGCGCGGAAGACCACTTTGGCGACATGGACTTCAAGATCTGCGGCACCAAGGAAGGCATCACTGGCTTCCAGCTCGACCTGAAGATCAAGGGCATCCCGATGGAACTCGCCAAGCAGGCTATCTACCAGAACAAGATCGCCCGCGACAAGATCCTCGACATCATGACCGCTTCCATCGAAGCGCCGAAGCCCGAGCTCAAGCCTTACGCTCCTCAGATCGAGCAAGTGCAAATCGATCCGGAAAAGATCGGTGCCCTCATCGGCCCCGGCGGCAAGAACATCAAGCGCATCACCGAAATCACCGGCGCGCAGATCGACATCAACGAAGACAACTCTGGCCGCGTGCTCATCTTCGCCAACAACAGCGAGTCCATGCAGCGTGCGATCAACGAGATTGAACTCGTCACCGCCGAGATCGAACCGGGCAAGACCTACAAGGGCATCGTCCGCGCGATCAAGGAATTCGGCTGCTTCGTCGAATGCCTCCCCGGCAAGGAAGGCCTCGTCCACGTTTCCGAACTGGCTGAGTTCCGCGTCGAGAAGGTGGAAGACGTCTGCAAGCTGGGCGACGAAATCCTCGTCAAGTGCGTCGGCATCGACGACAAGGGCCGCGTGCGCCTATCGCGCCTCGCAGCTCTCTGCGAAGCCCAGGGCAAGCCTTACGAGCCGAAGGGCCGTGACAGCGGCGGTGGCGGTCGTGACCGTGGTGGTCGTGACGGTGGCCGAGGCGGTCGTGGTGGCCGTGACGGCGGCCGTGGTGGTCGCGGTGGTCGTGACGGTGGTGGCCGTGGTCGTCGTCGTGACGATAACGACGGTGACTCCGGAGACGACAACAAGCGCGAAGAAGCTTCCTCCGAAGCGTAA
- the rpsO gene encoding 30S ribosomal protein S15, which translates to MDKDKIIAEYKTHEGDTGSPEVQIALLTARIVHLTEHLRSHRKDFHTRRGLIQMTNKRRKLLNYLRQNDLERYKNIIQRLGLRR; encoded by the coding sequence ATCGATAAAGACAAGATCATCGCTGAATACAAGACCCACGAGGGCGACACCGGTTCGCCCGAGGTGCAGATCGCGCTGCTGACCGCACGCATCGTCCACCTCACCGAGCACCTCCGCTCGCATCGTAAGGACTTCCACACCCGCCGCGGTCTGATTCAGATGACCAACAAGCGCCGCAAGCTGCTCAACTACTTGCGCCAGAACGATCTCGAGCGCTACAAGAACATCATTCAGCGCCTCGGCCTCCGCCGCTAA
- a CDS encoding aminoacetone oxidase family FAD-binding enzyme has product MSDTPPPHIIVVGADPAGVFAAISAATNNPEAKVTLLAEDTLLPTWRNSEPFCCGLTREIWDPAELVSHLVAGEKEMIGPFTRYGPGDFETWLEENGQALDIDAEGRAHISGANTQDIESFFVAQLKACSVEIKEQAPLRAVDVKSTGGFWITLADERTLQADRLIIAGGGLISSPLRRVITTDFKHDITECFPALTGFQTVDDPRLRGITGALPGQRELRIGETDRAATGRITLEPWGVSGPATWELSARQTEYLHKLQNRFPLRISWLPGGSRAAAKLIDEQLRQFPNGKIGALEHERLPSRLWHNLLNAAKLDTEQSWDSLTPPQRSALVRELASGDYEVVKKKNVRGVSSVLGGVASEQIDFRTLASRLVPDLYFAGDVLNATAVSPELNLQIDWTTGWIAGAQAAGDNQ; this is encoded by the coding sequence ATGAGCGACACGCCCCCACCCCACATCATCGTTGTCGGCGCGGACCCGGCGGGGGTCTTTGCTGCGATCAGCGCGGCGACGAATAACCCCGAGGCGAAAGTTACGCTGCTGGCGGAAGATACGCTCCTGCCCACCTGGCGCAACAGCGAGCCCTTCTGCTGCGGCTTGACGCGCGAGATCTGGGACCCCGCCGAGTTGGTTTCCCACTTGGTCGCAGGCGAAAAGGAAATGATCGGCCCGTTCACCCGCTACGGGCCGGGCGACTTTGAAACCTGGCTCGAAGAGAACGGCCAAGCCCTCGACATCGATGCCGAGGGCCGTGCCCACATTAGCGGTGCCAATACCCAGGACATCGAGTCATTTTTCGTGGCTCAGCTCAAGGCCTGTAGCGTCGAAATCAAGGAGCAAGCGCCTTTGCGCGCAGTGGACGTCAAATCGACCGGCGGCTTCTGGATCACCCTGGCTGACGAGCGCACCTTACAAGCCGACCGACTGATCATCGCGGGCGGTGGCTTGATCAGCAGTCCGTTGCGGCGCGTCATCACCACCGACTTCAAGCACGACATCACCGAGTGCTTCCCTGCGTTGACCGGCTTTCAAACCGTCGACGACCCGCGACTACGCGGCATTACCGGTGCCCTTCCCGGCCAGCGGGAGCTACGCATCGGCGAAACGGATCGCGCTGCCACGGGCCGCATCACGCTGGAGCCATGGGGCGTCAGCGGACCCGCCACATGGGAGCTCTCCGCCCGCCAAACTGAATACCTGCACAAACTGCAGAATCGCTTCCCGCTGCGCATTAGCTGGCTGCCCGGTGGATCGCGCGCGGCGGCAAAACTGATCGACGAGCAACTCCGCCAATTCCCCAATGGCAAGATCGGTGCCCTGGAGCATGAGCGCTTGCCAAGCCGTTTATGGCATAACCTGCTCAACGCCGCCAAACTGGATACCGAGCAATCCTGGGATTCCCTGACTCCACCACAACGCTCGGCCCTCGTGCGCGAGCTGGCCAGCGGTGATTATGAAGTCGTCAAAAAGAAGAACGTGCGCGGCGTCAGCAGTGTGTTAGGCGGGGTCGCCAGCGAGCAGATCGACTTCCGGACCCTCGCCAGCCGACTCGTGCCAGATTTATATTTCGCCGGCGATGTGCTCAATGCGACCGCCGTTTCCCCGGAGTTGAATCTCCAGATCGACTGGACTACTGGCTGGATCGCGGGTGCCCAGGCGGCTGGTGACAATCAATAA
- the tsf gene encoding translation elongation factor Ts has product MSAITASMVNELRQRTGLGLMDCKKALVESGGDQEAAIDHLKKNGAIKAAKKAGREASEGTVASYIHMGGKVGVMLELNCESDFVAKNEDFQNLARDIAMHIAAAAPVAVSREDVPADLIAKEREVAEAQAEGKPAQAIEKIVEGKVNKFLSTVTLLDQPYVKNTDQTVGELLTESIQRIGENIKVRRFARFAIGE; this is encoded by the coding sequence ATGTCAGCAATTACCGCAAGTATGGTCAACGAGCTCCGTCAACGCACGGGCCTCGGTTTGATGGACTGCAAAAAGGCTCTCGTCGAATCCGGCGGCGACCAGGAAGCCGCCATCGATCACCTGAAGAAGAACGGCGCGATCAAGGCAGCCAAGAAGGCCGGCCGCGAAGCCAGCGAAGGCACCGTCGCCAGCTACATCCACATGGGTGGCAAGGTCGGCGTGATGCTTGAGCTCAATTGCGAGTCCGACTTCGTTGCCAAGAACGAAGACTTCCAAAATCTCGCCCGCGACATCGCCATGCACATCGCTGCTGCTGCGCCTGTCGCTGTGAGCCGTGAAGACGTTCCTGCCGATCTCATCGCCAAGGAGCGCGAAGTTGCCGAAGCCCAGGCTGAAGGCAAGCCCGCTCAAGCCATCGAAAAGATCGTCGAAGGCAAGGTAAACAAGTTCCTCTCCACCGTAACGCTGCTCGACCAGCCTTACGTGAAGAACACCGACCAGACCGTTGGCGAACTCCTCACCGAGTCCATCCAGCGCATCGGTGAAAACATCAAGGTTCGCCGCTTCGCACGTTTCGCCATCGGCGAATAA
- the rpsB gene encoding 30S ribosomal protein S2, whose product MNITVKDLLDAGVHFGHQTRRWNPKSKPYVFDHRHGISIINLEKTYALLEKAYAFIEELVASGEDIMFVGTKRQAQEILREAATTCGMPFAVNRWMGGALTNWTTSKASLEKYKRYLRMEADGSLQKLPGKEQAAIRREMARMHRNFEGMLEIKGIPKALFIVDVKNENIAVNEARRLKIPVIALVDTNSDPTIVDLPIPGNDDAVKSIRLVTEVIMEAIQNGLARRTEVRNAPQQGVQPIVRTDFAENEPEVTFADDIVLDEPKKPAATEETPAEPAAEEAPAAEKE is encoded by the coding sequence ATGAACATCACTGTAAAAGACCTCCTGGACGCAGGCGTCCACTTTGGCCACCAGACTCGTCGCTGGAATCCGAAATCGAAACCTTACGTTTTCGACCACCGCCACGGCATTTCCATCATCAATTTGGAAAAGACCTACGCCCTCCTCGAAAAGGCCTATGCCTTCATCGAAGAGCTCGTCGCCAGCGGCGAAGACATCATGTTTGTTGGCACCAAGCGCCAGGCTCAGGAAATCCTGCGTGAAGCCGCCACCACCTGCGGCATGCCTTTCGCAGTAAACCGCTGGATGGGCGGTGCGCTGACCAACTGGACCACGTCCAAGGCCAGCCTCGAAAAGTACAAGCGCTACCTGCGCATGGAAGCCGATGGCTCCCTGCAAAAGCTGCCCGGTAAGGAGCAAGCCGCGATCCGCCGCGAAATGGCCCGCATGCACCGCAACTTTGAAGGCATGCTCGAAATTAAGGGCATCCCGAAGGCTTTGTTCATCGTCGACGTGAAGAACGAAAACATCGCCGTCAACGAAGCTCGCCGCCTCAAGATCCCGGTCATTGCTCTGGTTGACACCAATTCCGACCCGACCATCGTCGACCTCCCGATCCCGGGCAACGACGACGCCGTGAAGTCCATCCGCCTCGTCACCGAGGTCATCATGGAAGCGATCCAAAACGGTCTGGCCCGCCGCACCGAAGTGCGCAACGCACCGCAGCAAGGCGTTCAGCCGATCGTTCGCACCGACTTCGCCGAAAACGAGCCGGAAGTGACCTTCGCCGACGACATCGTCCTGGACGAGCCGAAGAAGCCAGCCGCAACCGAAGAAACTCCCGCTGAGCCAGCCGCCGAAGAAGCGCCTGCCGCAGAAAAGGAATAA
- a CDS encoding sulfotransferase family protein: MKLKEIARKVLEECQVLDKRTPADQLPAPEPGVANRQAQGPKLIAIHGIQQRSGTVFLGELIRLHPQVEAFPKDIWEAPLLPNIHHIEHFENDFFQQYEQNRDKLPKHFFSQLMGRAFLEQIQETPGKTILLKVPSVQHLQYFPVMFPGQKLVIIIRDGRDNVASTIKTWPDTPFQAACERWNQSAREILAFREAYGDQSFYTLVRFEDLLDQQEITLKSLLERLELPRSEYPFNSTDEIEVIGSSDTADQGTPNWDGVKKPANFSPTKRWADWSSEQLDQFNTIAGESMRALGYTD; this comes from the coding sequence GCCAGGTGCTTGATAAGCGCACGCCGGCTGACCAGCTCCCGGCTCCTGAGCCTGGCGTCGCCAATCGACAAGCTCAGGGCCCAAAGCTGATCGCGATACACGGCATCCAGCAGCGATCAGGCACAGTATTTCTGGGCGAGCTCATCCGCCTGCATCCGCAGGTTGAGGCGTTTCCCAAAGACATTTGGGAGGCACCCCTGCTCCCCAACATTCACCACATCGAGCACTTCGAAAACGACTTCTTCCAGCAGTATGAGCAAAACCGCGACAAGCTGCCTAAGCATTTCTTTTCTCAGTTGATGGGACGCGCATTCTTGGAGCAGATCCAGGAAACGCCCGGAAAAACCATCCTACTAAAGGTGCCCTCCGTGCAGCACTTGCAGTATTTCCCGGTCATGTTCCCCGGCCAGAAGCTCGTCATCATTATTCGCGATGGCCGGGACAATGTCGCCTCGACGATCAAGACCTGGCCCGACACCCCGTTCCAGGCCGCCTGTGAGCGATGGAACCAAAGCGCACGCGAAATTCTGGCTTTTCGTGAGGCCTACGGCGATCAGTCCTTTTATACGCTCGTCCGCTTCGAGGATCTCCTTGATCAGCAAGAGATTACGCTCAAATCGCTACTCGAGAGGCTGGAGCTTCCGCGATCAGAGTACCCCTTTAATTCCACGGACGAGATCGAGGTCATTGGGTCATCAGACACCGCAGACCAAGGCACGCCTAACTGGGATGGCGTAAAAAAACCGGCCAATTTCTCGCCCACGAAACGCTGGGCGGACTGGTCCAGCGAGCAACTGGATCAGTTCAACACGATCGCCGGAGAATCCATGCGCGCACTTGGCTACACAGATTAG